A genomic stretch from Halobellus sp. LT62 includes:
- the hmgB gene encoding hydroxymethylglutaryl-CoA synthase, with the protein MTAVGIDAIEFRTGKLRLDLADTFAPVKGEDPEKYTKGIGIENSSLPDVYEDIVTMGANAAKRLLDRKGLTPDDIGRIDVATESAFDNSKPVSTYIAGCLEQIYDGDFHHANKGERKFACLSGTQVIDDAYNWIRAGRNRGRAALVVATDTALYERGDPGEATQGAGAVAMLIDEDPDIVALSTEQGYGSADETDFLKPNQQFPSVDGKRSIQVYLARMREALEDYESVAGDTHPDDFVYFPFHTPYPGMVRKAALLGYRHITRDTEIEDILADDIGMQPREDDFDSREDYEEAIRAYMDELKGTRRYREWYERAIEPTIQIAGQVGNWYTGSVHVARLSALKAAAEADVDLAGEKLLVGSYGSGAQAEIHAETVQDGWREAVDAVDVDDQLDGRYDLSYDEYELVHDVHNHEKEVEVEEFTQPAAEFVFTGWGRMNERRYEYIE; encoded by the coding sequence ATGACAGCCGTCGGCATCGACGCCATCGAGTTCCGGACCGGAAAGCTCCGGCTGGATCTCGCCGACACGTTCGCACCGGTGAAGGGCGAAGACCCCGAGAAGTACACGAAAGGAATCGGCATCGAGAACTCCTCGCTGCCGGACGTCTACGAAGACATCGTTACGATGGGCGCGAACGCCGCCAAGCGCCTGCTGGACCGAAAGGGCCTCACGCCGGACGACATCGGCCGCATCGACGTCGCGACCGAGTCCGCCTTCGACAACTCCAAACCCGTTTCCACCTATATCGCCGGCTGTTTAGAGCAAATCTACGACGGCGACTTCCACCACGCGAACAAGGGCGAGCGGAAGTTCGCCTGTCTCTCCGGAACGCAAGTCATCGACGACGCGTACAACTGGATCCGCGCGGGTCGCAACCGCGGGCGCGCGGCGCTCGTGGTCGCGACCGACACCGCGCTGTACGAGCGCGGTGACCCCGGCGAGGCGACCCAAGGTGCCGGTGCGGTCGCGATGCTCATCGACGAGGACCCCGATATTGTCGCGCTCTCGACGGAGCAGGGGTACGGCAGCGCCGACGAGACCGACTTTCTGAAGCCCAATCAACAGTTCCCGAGCGTCGACGGCAAGCGCTCGATCCAAGTGTACCTCGCGCGGATGCGCGAGGCCCTCGAAGACTACGAGTCCGTCGCGGGTGACACCCACCCCGACGACTTCGTCTACTTCCCGTTCCACACGCCGTACCCGGGAATGGTCCGCAAGGCCGCGTTGCTGGGCTACCGTCACATCACGCGCGACACCGAGATCGAGGACATCCTCGCCGACGACATCGGGATGCAACCCCGCGAGGACGACTTCGATTCGCGGGAGGACTACGAGGAGGCGATCCGCGCGTATATGGACGAACTGAAGGGTACGCGTCGCTACCGCGAGTGGTACGAGCGGGCGATCGAGCCGACGATCCAGATCGCCGGGCAGGTCGGCAACTGGTACACCGGCTCCGTGCACGTCGCGCGGCTGTCGGCGCTGAAAGCGGCCGCCGAGGCGGACGTCGACCTCGCGGGCGAGAAGCTGCTCGTCGGCTCGTACGGTTCCGGCGCACAGGCGGAGATCCACGCCGAGACCGTCCAAGACGGCTGGCGAGAAGCCGTCGACGCGGTCGACGTCGACGACCAACTCGACGGCCGGTACGACCTCTCGTACGACGAGTACGAACTCGTCCACGACGTGCACAACCACGAGAAGGAAGTCGAGGTCGAGGAGTTCACGCAACCCGCAGCGGAG